In Miscanthus floridulus cultivar M001 chromosome 5, ASM1932011v1, whole genome shotgun sequence, one genomic interval encodes:
- the LOC136455393 gene encoding zinc finger BED domain-containing protein RICESLEEPER 2-like: MNSIQLESRSEEDENVATIAIHKSSPTPKLFNNMSDDDYYSPHICLMAKGEKPLEKVLEDGEDDDNNFDHRDDMSESLPIAKKAKTGGKKAGVTLSPKCKIARGKRANCWKYFKVVNVPSKKERGVMETKAKCKFCYRSYVYHLGGATTTLNRHLANCTQYQNKLAKAKAQDSDWVLFGKIRPILGTMAEATTAFSGSLYPTANCFYPYIVKVKRALIGAQQSGDTYLMSMAAAMLEKFDKYWEEKNNAIVIATILDPRFKMRYMKWCLAQIFDPVRCEIEINDINQELERLYNKYEILNLQKMGDNGTNRQSTLASLDTTSSMASIASDFQSFLQSSVTESSKSELLIYLDEPNEPIDNKHFNLLRYWNVNCHRFPIVSSLAKRFLAVPVSSVSSECTFSNAGQVIDDYRSSLKPTTVQALVCASSWIRGTYEDNSHPLMVGDDEDDVESIEFPKCMVSSN, from the exons ATGAATAGTATTCAACTAGAGAGCagaagtgaagaggatgagaatgttgcaaccattgctattcacaagtcatcccctacaccaaagctcttcaacaacatgtctgatgatgactactactcccctcacatttgtctcatggcaaagggtgagaag CCATTGGAGAAAGTTTTAGAAGATGGGGAGGACGATGATAACAACTTTGACCATAGGGATGATATGTCTGAAAGCCTACCTATA GCTAAGAAGGCAAAGACAGGAGGGAAAAAAGCTGGTGTTACATTGTCTCCCAAGTGCAAGATAGCAAGAGGCAAAAGGGCTAATTGCTGGAAATATTTTAAGGTTGTCAATGTCCCATCCAAGAAGGAGAGGGGTGTCATGGAGACAAAGGCAAAGTGTAAGTTCTGCTATAGGAGTTATGTGTACCATCTAGGTGGTGCTACAACAACTCTGAACCGGCACCTGGCTAATTGCACACAATATCAGAACAAGTTGGCAAAGGCTAAAGCTCAAG ATTCAGATTGGGTATTGTTTGGAAAAATTAGGCCAATATTAGGAACAATGGCAGAGGCCACTACTGCATTTTCTGGGTCACTCTATCCAACTGCCAATTGTTTCTATCCTTACATAGTGAAAGTTAAGAGAGCATTGATAGGAGCGCAGCAATCTGGAGATACATATTTGATGAGTATGGCTGCTGCTATGTTGGAGAAATTTGATAAATAttgggaggagaagaacaatgctATAGTTATTGCTACAATTCTTGACCCTAGGTTCAAGATGAGGTACATGAAATGGTGTCTTGCACAGATTTTTGACCCAGTTAGGTGTGAAATTGAGATTAATGACATCAACCAAGAGTTGGAAAGGCTCTATAACAAGTATGAGATATTAAATCTGCAAAAGATGGGTGACAATGGCACGAACAGGCAATCAACCTTAGCTTCACTTGATACAACCAGCTCAATGGCTTCTATTGCAAGTGATTTCCAGTCATTTTTGCAATCTAGTGTTACAGAAAGTTCAAAATCTGAGCTTCTGATTTATCTAGATGAACCAAATGAGCCCATAGATAACAAGCATTTCAACTTACTCAGATATTGGAATGTGAACTGTCATAGATTTCCAATTGTGTCTAGCTTGGCAAAGAGGTTCTTGGCTGTTCCAGTGAGCAGTGTATCATCAGAGTGCACCTTCAGTAATGCAGGTCAAGTTATTGATGACTACAGAAGCTCTTTAAAGCCAACCACAGTTCAGGCATTAGTGTGTGCATCTAGCTGGATAAGGGGCACTTATGAAGACAACAGTCATCCTCTCATG gttggagatgatgaagatgatgtcgaGTCTATTGAATTCCCAAAATGCATGGTGTCAAGCAATTAG